Proteins from a genomic interval of Lacticaseibacillus pabuli:
- a CDS encoding GNAT family N-acetyltransferase, translated as MEIKLKQLEMDEMGEFWQLTFSNPHAEWAKWNGPYFHDEMPTRREFMTNIGPDAFVQNPNRQIIWANGQMVGMVSAYYDDGALLRWLDVGITIYDDSVWGKGIGYTALELWITHLFNTINLPHIGLTTWSGNKRMMALSESLKMTLEARVRQVRYWQGQYWDSVKYGVLRDEWFAAHNTNN; from the coding sequence ATCGAAATCAAGTTAAAGCAGTTAGAGATGGACGAAATGGGGGAGTTTTGGCAACTCACCTTTAGTAATCCGCATGCTGAATGGGCCAAGTGGAATGGGCCTTACTTCCATGATGAGATGCCGACCCGCCGGGAATTCATGACGAACATCGGTCCCGATGCCTTTGTGCAGAACCCCAACCGCCAAATCATCTGGGCAAATGGTCAGATGGTTGGCATGGTGTCTGCCTATTACGACGACGGGGCGCTGCTCCGCTGGCTCGACGTCGGCATTACAATCTACGACGATTCCGTGTGGGGCAAGGGCATTGGCTATACGGCGCTGGAATTGTGGATTACGCACCTGTTCAACACGATTAATCTACCGCATATCGGCCTCACCACTTGGTCTGGCAATAAGCGGATGATGGCCTTGTCCGAGTCTCTCAAGATGACGCTCGAGGCACGCGTGCGTCAGGTGCGCTACTGGCAGGGACAGTATTGGGATTCGGTCAAGTACGGCGTTCTGCGCGACGAGTGGTTTGCTGCGCACAATACGAACAATTAA
- the rpoD gene encoding RNA polymerase sigma factor RpoD yields MATKNDSKYKLALSALIKKSKSKGQVTTDALTDELVKPYKLKSDQVDDMMQRVEDAGISIVDEKGEPAVASIKKQKKVTKKELADMSAPSGVKINDPVRMYLKEIGRVQLLTADEEVALALKIEQGDQEAKQRLAEANLRLVVSIAKRYVGRGMQFLDLIQEGNMGLMKAVEKFDYRKGFKFSTYATWWIRQAITRAIADQARTIRIPVHMVETINKLIRIQRQLLQDLGREPVPEEIGAEMDIPTEKVREILKIAQEPVSLETPIGEEDDSHLGDFIEDADATSPEDHASYQLLKEQLESVLDTLTDREENVLRLRFGLDDGRTRTLEEVGKVFGVTRERIRQIEAKALRKLRHPSRSKQLKDFLE; encoded by the coding sequence ATGGCAACGAAAAACGACAGCAAATACAAATTGGCACTATCCGCTCTTATCAAGAAGAGCAAGTCAAAGGGTCAGGTTACGACCGATGCTTTGACTGATGAGCTCGTCAAGCCATATAAGCTAAAGAGCGATCAGGTCGACGACATGATGCAGCGCGTTGAAGACGCCGGTATCAGTATCGTTGACGAAAAGGGCGAGCCAGCCGTAGCCTCCATTAAAAAGCAAAAGAAGGTTACCAAGAAGGAATTGGCAGACATGTCAGCTCCTAGTGGCGTCAAAATCAACGACCCAGTGCGGATGTACCTGAAGGAAATCGGGCGCGTTCAGCTGCTGACCGCTGATGAAGAAGTCGCGTTGGCCCTTAAGATCGAACAGGGCGACCAGGAAGCAAAGCAGCGTCTGGCTGAAGCTAACCTGCGTCTGGTTGTTTCTATCGCCAAGCGTTACGTTGGCCGTGGCATGCAGTTCTTGGATCTGATCCAAGAAGGGAACATGGGTCTGATGAAGGCCGTTGAGAAGTTTGATTACCGTAAGGGGTTCAAGTTCTCGACCTACGCCACCTGGTGGATTCGTCAGGCGATTACGCGTGCGATTGCGGACCAGGCCCGGACCATCCGGATTCCAGTCCACATGGTTGAAACCATCAACAAGTTGATTCGGATTCAGCGTCAGTTGCTCCAGGACCTTGGCCGTGAGCCAGTTCCTGAAGAAATTGGTGCCGAAATGGATATCCCGACTGAAAAGGTTCGCGAAATTCTGAAGATTGCGCAGGAGCCTGTCTCCCTCGAAACCCCAATCGGTGAAGAGGATGACTCTCACCTGGGTGACTTCATCGAAGATGCCGATGCGACAAGTCCTGAAGACCACGCCAGCTACCAGTTGCTCAAGGAGCAGTTGGAATCTGTCCTGGACACGTTGACCGACCGTGAAGAAAACGTGCTACGTCTTCGTTTCGGTTTGGATGATGGCCGTACCCGCACCCTTGAAGAAGTGGGTAAGGTCTTCGGTGTTACCCGTGAACGGATTCGTCAGATTGAGGCAAAGGCGCTGCGGAAGCTCCGCCACCCAAGCCGTTCCAAGCAACTCAAGGATTTCCTCGAGTAA